One window of the Gammaproteobacteria bacterium genome contains the following:
- a CDS encoding GYD domain-containing protein: protein MALYMLQAKYTPEAIRNIAESGSNREDVARAVVEQCGGKLIGFYGMLGQDYHIAIIVEYDDLPSYLGTVLTTVLGGAIADFKTIALYSSDDVVKASAVYQANKAAYSPPSS, encoded by the coding sequence ATGGCTTTATACATGTTACAGGCTAAATACACCCCGGAGGCAATCCGGAATATCGCCGAATCCGGCAGTAACCGAGAAGATGTTGCCCGCGCAGTGGTTGAGCAGTGTGGCGGCAAACTTATTGGCTTCTACGGCATGCTGGGGCAGGACTATCATATTGCAATAATCGTTGAATACGACGACCTGCCGAGCTATCTGGGTACTGTGTTAACAACTGTACTGGGCGGCGCAATAGCGGACTTCAAAACTATTGCTCTGTACAGCTCAGACGATGTGGTAAAGGCGAGCGCGGTATACCAAGCCAATAAGGCGGCTTATTCACCACCGTCGTCGTAG
- a CDS encoding NAD(P)/FAD-dependent oxidoreductase — MTLFQSTAIGSLTLRNRIVMPPMATLYGAPDGSVSSQLYEYYSRRARGGVGLIIVENTAVTPRSVNYPNTLEIHHAGYEEGLTRLASGIKSTGAGAGIQLFHPGRQMHPKYTGNSLVAPSAIPCPVMKAAPSVLSGAEIRQLVADFVEGAVRAKQVGFDAVEIHAAHGYLGAQFLSPLSNNRTDAYGGSSERRARFVLEIGRGIREAVGDDFPVLLRFSADEKLKGGLTLDAARCLVPLFEKAGFSALHVSAGCYSSMEWIVQPYLQERACLGDLAKAIRQETDLPVIAVGRIVDLDAAERLLRDGSADLVSMGRALIADPDLPRKATEKSASAIRPCLGCNVCIQFVGVKQTRCAVNPEMGQETAYMKEVKPGHIVVIGGGPAGLEAALAAADRGRQVTLLERESALGGQLKLAAGFASKPQFQRLLDYYVEEVDRADIQIVLDTVVNLDLIRSLQPDYLIVATGSVPRSLMLDDSTPHEHVVQAIEVLTTRESLTGDVVVVGGGLVGLDVAEVLSTTADRVTIVEKRSRAGSVLEWNLRKMRLASLRHYGVNMMLQSQLIRCERSAVMVCNPSGDEERIQADVLVLALGSVPDNPLPQLAEALSYPQTFIGDCRNPAGLTEALSQGRSAGRMNISHNA, encoded by the coding sequence ATGACACTTTTTCAGAGTACGGCCATCGGTTCGCTTACGCTTCGCAATCGGATCGTGATGCCGCCCATGGCAACGTTGTACGGCGCGCCTGACGGGAGTGTGTCATCCCAACTCTACGAATACTACAGTCGGCGAGCCCGGGGGGGAGTTGGTCTCATTATCGTCGAGAACACAGCTGTGACTCCGAGATCGGTGAATTATCCAAACACGCTTGAGATTCATCACGCGGGGTATGAGGAAGGTCTTACGCGGTTGGCGTCGGGTATAAAAAGCACTGGTGCAGGGGCTGGAATACAGTTGTTTCATCCGGGTCGACAGATGCATCCGAAATATACGGGGAATTCGTTGGTGGCTCCATCCGCGATTCCTTGCCCGGTGATGAAAGCTGCACCTTCAGTACTGAGCGGTGCAGAAATTCGTCAGCTGGTTGCTGACTTTGTAGAAGGCGCAGTTCGGGCCAAGCAGGTCGGTTTCGATGCGGTCGAGATTCACGCCGCTCATGGCTATCTCGGGGCACAGTTTCTGTCACCACTGTCCAATAACCGGACAGATGCCTACGGCGGTAGCAGCGAACGTCGGGCCCGGTTTGTTCTCGAAATCGGTAGGGGCATTCGTGAAGCGGTCGGTGATGATTTCCCGGTTCTGTTGCGTTTTTCGGCTGACGAAAAACTCAAAGGTGGTCTGACCTTAGATGCGGCACGCTGCCTGGTGCCCTTGTTTGAGAAGGCGGGATTTTCTGCGTTGCACGTGTCTGCTGGGTGTTATTCGAGTATGGAATGGATCGTACAGCCTTACCTGCAGGAGCGTGCGTGCCTTGGCGATCTGGCTAAGGCGATTCGTCAGGAGACTGATCTTCCTGTGATTGCGGTAGGCCGTATAGTCGATCTGGATGCAGCCGAACGCCTCCTCAGAGACGGATCTGCAGATCTGGTATCAATGGGACGGGCCTTGATTGCCGATCCCGACCTTCCGCGTAAAGCAACGGAGAAGAGCGCCTCGGCAATACGACCGTGTCTGGGTTGCAACGTCTGCATCCAGTTTGTTGGCGTTAAACAGACACGCTGTGCTGTCAATCCGGAAATGGGTCAAGAAACGGCCTATATGAAGGAAGTGAAACCGGGCCATATCGTCGTGATCGGCGGTGGACCTGCGGGCCTGGAAGCGGCACTGGCAGCTGCTGATCGCGGTCGGCAGGTGACATTGCTTGAACGCGAAAGTGCTCTGGGGGGGCAACTCAAGCTGGCAGCCGGTTTTGCGTCCAAGCCGCAGTTTCAACGGTTGTTGGACTATTATGTAGAAGAAGTCGACCGTGCGGATATCCAGATTGTTTTGGACACGGTGGTGAATCTGGATCTGATCCGGTCGCTCCAGCCTGACTATCTGATTGTTGCGACCGGGAGCGTGCCAAGGTCACTGATGTTGGACGACAGTACACCGCACGAACATGTGGTTCAGGCGATCGAAGTTCTTACCACACGCGAGTCGCTGACCGGTGACGTGGTGGTTGTGGGTGGTGGGCTTGTAGGGCTGGATGTTGCCGAGGTTCTGTCAACGACCGCTGATCGGGTGACCATCGTCGAGAAGAGGTCACGGGCCGGTAGTGTATTGGAATGGAATCTACGTAAAATGCGTCTGGCGTCGCTCAGGCACTACGGCGTGAACATGATGTTGCAGTCACAGCTGATACGGTGCGAGAGATCGGCTGTTATGGTTTGTAACCCGTCGGGAGACGAGGAACGAATACAGGCTGACGTCTTGGTTCTTGCCCTGGGATCAGTGCCCGATAACCCACTCCCTCAATTGGCAGAGGCTTTGTCCTACCCACAAACATTTATCGGTGACTGTCGAAACCCGGCTGGACTCACCGAGGCACTGAGTCAGGGCCGGTCGGCCGGGCGGATGAACATCAGCCACAACGCTTAA
- a CDS encoding TauD/TfdA family dioxygenase yields MPVTNSKINVRPMSVHIGAEIEDVDLTQPLLAGTVSEIRQALLKWKVVFFRDQHLDHFQQVQFARHFGALTPGHVVFGHDETYPEIYSVSKFRTATQNAAPPTTRPWSGWHTDVTAALNPPAASILRGDVVPPYGGDTQWTNLVTAYENLSPTFREMLDKLRGVHRFEAKATADGESVKEFETRVKRRLMVSEHPLVTVHPETGERVLYCSPSYIKSITGLTPRESQQIMELLWEHAVRPEFTVRFRWEKGSIAFWDNRATAHLAPSDIYQTDFDRQFYRVTLLGEVPTAVDGSTSRAIEGEPIEAVLS; encoded by the coding sequence ATGCCAGTAACAAATTCGAAGATTAATGTTCGACCGATGTCTGTACACATCGGTGCGGAGATCGAAGATGTTGATCTTACTCAGCCGCTCTTAGCGGGAACAGTCAGCGAGATCCGCCAGGCACTTCTGAAATGGAAAGTCGTGTTTTTCCGAGACCAGCATCTCGATCATTTCCAGCAGGTTCAGTTTGCGCGCCATTTTGGCGCTTTAACACCGGGGCACGTCGTTTTCGGCCATGACGAGACCTATCCTGAAATCTACTCGGTGAGCAAATTCAGAACGGCAACCCAGAATGCGGCTCCACCCACGACCCGACCGTGGTCTGGTTGGCACACCGACGTTACTGCTGCACTCAACCCACCCGCAGCGTCTATTCTTCGCGGTGATGTCGTGCCGCCCTATGGCGGCGATACTCAGTGGACCAATCTAGTCACAGCCTACGAAAATTTGTCACCAACTTTCCGGGAGATGCTTGATAAGTTACGCGGGGTTCACCGATTCGAAGCGAAAGCTACTGCGGACGGGGAAAGTGTTAAGGAATTTGAGACGCGTGTTAAAAGGCGACTGATGGTCAGCGAACACCCGCTGGTCACTGTTCATCCGGAAACCGGCGAGCGGGTGCTGTACTGTAGCCCGAGTTATATTAAATCCATTACCGGCTTGACTCCCCGTGAAAGCCAGCAAATCATGGAACTGCTCTGGGAGCACGCGGTGCGCCCTGAGTTCACAGTGCGCTTCAGGTGGGAAAAAGGCAGCATTGCTTTCTGGGACAACCGTGCAACGGCTCATCTGGCACCCAGCGACATTTACCAGACTGATTTTGACCGACAGTTCTATCGAGTCACGCTACTGGGAGAGGTGCCTACGGCAGTAGATGGATCGACGTCCCGAGCAATTGAGGGGGAGCCGATTGAAGCCGTGTTGTCGTGA
- a CDS encoding long-chain-fatty-acid--CoA ligase — MPAQSINTFDQIIRHNAQMIPDRVASQFDGSVVTYGALDRRSNRIVNALSELGLAKGDRIAFLSRNSHIYIEGILAAATGGFVLTTLNFLLKPDELSYILRHSGARVIFFQPEFAEAVGAIRSNCPELKYFISLGDPVNFAWDYSAFLAAASDKGPPVVVYEDDLLLLVYTSGTTGQPKGVMLNHRNVCTNVIDSARGVELSDDTVNLNVCPLYHVAATVFQTLTTYYLGGTSVTLDRFDPVTVLETIEREKITYLFLVPTMLFRMLEVPDADRYDLSSLRRVGYGAAPMPLDRLKRAIALFGPTLFQGYGLTESTANIVILGPEIHDLRAPARDLERLKSCGRAHSGHELSIMDDNGVEVPYREIGEICVRSDSVMAGYWRDPENTAKAIRDGWLRTGDMAYMDEERYIFIVGRRNDMIKRGGEKIYPQEIEDILFDHPAVLEAAVCGVADAHWGESPRAYIVVRPGYQVSDHDLLAHCADRLPRFKCPQGVVFLPELPKTSSGKITRTGLEQLKISCSN; from the coding sequence ATGCCAGCACAGTCCATAAATACTTTCGATCAGATCATCCGGCACAACGCGCAGATGATTCCGGACAGAGTAGCATCCCAATTTGACGGGAGTGTCGTCACTTACGGTGCGCTGGACCGACGGTCGAATAGAATTGTCAATGCTTTGAGTGAACTCGGTCTTGCGAAAGGTGACAGAATCGCTTTCCTTTCTCGCAACAGTCACATCTATATCGAGGGTATCCTGGCGGCAGCCACAGGCGGTTTTGTGCTGACCACGTTGAATTTCCTGCTTAAACCTGATGAGCTGTCCTACATACTGCGGCACTCCGGCGCCCGGGTAATATTCTTTCAACCGGAGTTTGCAGAAGCTGTTGGCGCAATTCGGTCGAATTGTCCTGAGCTCAAGTACTTTATTTCTCTGGGTGACCCGGTCAATTTTGCTTGGGACTACAGCGCGTTTCTTGCAGCCGCATCCGACAAGGGGCCGCCGGTGGTGGTTTACGAAGACGATCTGCTGTTATTGGTGTACACGAGCGGCACCACGGGGCAGCCAAAAGGTGTGATGCTGAACCATCGAAACGTCTGTACGAACGTGATCGATTCGGCCCGTGGTGTCGAGCTCTCCGATGATACGGTAAACCTTAACGTCTGTCCGTTGTACCACGTTGCTGCTACCGTTTTTCAGACACTCACGACCTATTACCTCGGCGGTACCAGCGTTACTCTGGATCGATTCGATCCGGTGACGGTGTTGGAAACCATTGAGCGAGAAAAGATTACCTATCTGTTTCTGGTGCCGACCATGTTGTTTCGGATGTTGGAAGTACCCGACGCTGATCGGTACGATCTCTCCAGCCTGCGGCGAGTCGGTTACGGCGCAGCACCTATGCCACTGGACCGATTAAAGAGAGCCATTGCACTTTTTGGACCGACTCTATTTCAGGGATACGGTCTGACAGAAAGTACAGCCAACATCGTCATACTGGGACCCGAAATCCATGATCTCAGAGCACCTGCACGAGATCTGGAACGCCTTAAATCCTGCGGACGTGCTCATTCGGGCCATGAACTTTCAATCATGGATGACAACGGTGTTGAAGTGCCGTACAGGGAAATCGGTGAGATTTGTGTTCGAAGTGATAGCGTGATGGCCGGTTACTGGAGGGATCCGGAGAACACCGCCAAGGCAATTCGTGACGGTTGGTTACGTACAGGGGACATGGCTTATATGGACGAGGAACGATATATCTTTATCGTTGGTCGAAGGAACGACATGATCAAACGTGGTGGTGAAAAAATCTACCCGCAGGAGATCGAGGATATCCTTTTCGATCATCCAGCGGTGCTCGAAGCCGCCGTCTGCGGTGTCGCTGATGCACATTGGGGCGAAAGCCCTAGGGCCTACATCGTCGTACGCCCGGGTTATCAGGTATCCGATCACGATCTATTGGCCCACTGCGCCGATCGACTGCCGAGATTCAAGTGCCCTCAAGGCGTTGTGTTTCTACCCGAGTTGCCCAAGACTTCATCGGGCAAGATCACGCGTACAGGGCTTGAACAGTTGAAAATCAGTTGCAGTAACTGA
- a CDS encoding SulP family inorganic anion transporter, whose protein sequence is MSSFTRPQFPGDLTGGAMAMAFAIPEAVVYGAMVFAPFGLEYIPQGVIAGVIAVFCANVFTKLPGSVRNQVNMPDPMLSLMMVAFSANLAASHPGAHLDTILTLLFFIVLLCGFFQTLFGLFKVGVLAKYIPYPVSAGLFNGMAILLLISQIRPMLGLDFDTPIWAFEHIKFLTFVTGSVTILTVAFAPKLRIRIPAPLLGMVAGAAMYYLFVLIGQGEHLGETLGTIPLTVPMPVYAPDFWELLSSSTLGKVLIEVTPMALGLATMASLKSLVVSVTADNLLRERSDSNWELISQGFGNITSSLFGGLAVAGDQTATTEMFQFGGSTLYARLFAGLVALAVVLFLGPVLSPVPRVVLAGILVIVALQGVNRWSLTLLPKLRERQDRGQVVSDLVVVVLVACVFVFIDILVAISIGVLISIIFFVVRMSKDIVRREYNASRIRSNVYRPDKDIIYLEQNGDKIQVYELEGSLFFGTADKVANTIEDSLSENIDTVIVDLGHVADVDSTGAQILLRIRDRCLAKDKKLLLSSLDLIRDNEVLSTALSVSNRTPHPDQSYVFKTIDDALARAEDWLLDKAFGINREQHVLSLNETDLLQDYSSQEIAVLAAYLEQHEHDQGEVILHQGEAGDRLCILIRGRVDVVIDLPGQGGEKKLLSLCAGTIFGEMAIIDRKPRAANVVANTTVTAMHLRDEALSRLRKEYPELDHRLSMGIASELSKRLRIANRVITEHKS, encoded by the coding sequence ATGTCTAGTTTTACTCGCCCCCAGTTTCCAGGTGACCTAACTGGTGGTGCTATGGCCATGGCATTCGCCATCCCCGAGGCCGTGGTGTACGGCGCCATGGTATTCGCACCCTTTGGCCTGGAATACATCCCACAGGGTGTCATTGCTGGAGTGATAGCAGTGTTCTGCGCCAACGTATTCACCAAGCTACCTGGCAGTGTTCGCAACCAGGTGAACATGCCAGATCCCATGCTGTCTCTGATGATGGTTGCGTTCTCTGCGAATCTTGCCGCATCCCATCCAGGTGCGCACCTCGACACCATATTAACGCTGTTGTTTTTTATTGTTTTATTGTGTGGATTCTTTCAGACGCTGTTCGGGTTGTTCAAAGTTGGGGTTCTGGCGAAGTACATTCCCTATCCGGTATCCGCTGGTTTGTTCAATGGTATGGCCATACTCCTTCTAATCAGCCAGATCCGACCGATGCTGGGACTGGACTTCGATACACCCATCTGGGCATTCGAACACATCAAGTTTCTGACATTCGTGACTGGCAGCGTAACGATTCTCACAGTAGCCTTCGCCCCGAAACTCAGAATCCGAATCCCTGCGCCTTTGCTCGGCATGGTTGCAGGTGCGGCCATGTACTATCTGTTCGTTCTGATCGGTCAGGGCGAACACCTCGGCGAAACACTCGGAACGATTCCGCTCACTGTGCCAATGCCTGTATATGCTCCGGATTTCTGGGAACTGCTTTCGTCGAGCACCCTCGGCAAAGTGTTGATTGAAGTTACGCCGATGGCACTGGGACTCGCCACCATGGCTTCGCTCAAATCACTGGTGGTATCGGTGACGGCGGATAACCTGCTTCGGGAGCGCTCAGATTCAAATTGGGAACTGATCAGTCAGGGTTTCGGGAACATCACCTCATCTCTGTTCGGCGGTCTTGCCGTTGCTGGCGACCAGACTGCGACAACAGAAATGTTCCAGTTCGGCGGCTCTACCCTCTACGCGCGGCTGTTTGCCGGTCTTGTGGCCTTGGCTGTTGTTCTTTTTCTGGGGCCAGTTCTGTCACCCGTACCGCGGGTTGTGTTGGCTGGCATCCTGGTGATCGTGGCACTTCAGGGTGTAAACCGCTGGAGTCTTACCCTGCTACCGAAACTTCGTGAACGGCAAGACCGGGGACAGGTGGTTTCCGATCTCGTCGTGGTGGTGCTCGTCGCCTGCGTATTCGTATTTATCGACATACTCGTTGCCATCTCGATTGGCGTACTTATCTCGATTATTTTTTTCGTGGTCCGGATGAGCAAGGACATCGTACGCCGGGAATACAACGCGTCAAGAATTCGCTCCAACGTCTACCGGCCCGACAAGGATATCATCTATCTTGAGCAAAATGGCGACAAGATCCAGGTATACGAACTCGAGGGTTCGCTATTTTTTGGCACCGCCGATAAAGTCGCCAACACCATCGAAGACTCCCTTTCGGAAAACATTGATACGGTCATTGTCGACCTGGGCCATGTCGCGGATGTAGACAGTACAGGGGCGCAGATTCTTCTGCGCATACGTGACCGATGTCTGGCCAAGGACAAAAAACTGTTGCTCAGTTCGCTGGATCTGATACGCGACAACGAGGTGTTATCGACTGCACTTTCCGTATCTAACCGTACTCCCCATCCGGATCAATCCTATGTATTTAAAACTATCGATGATGCGCTGGCTCGCGCAGAAGACTGGCTCCTGGACAAGGCGTTCGGTATTAACCGTGAACAACATGTTCTCTCACTGAATGAGACAGACCTGCTTCAAGACTACTCCAGCCAGGAGATCGCAGTGCTTGCCGCCTATCTCGAACAACACGAACACGATCAGGGCGAAGTCATTCTGCACCAGGGTGAAGCAGGTGATCGACTCTGTATCCTGATCCGTGGGCGAGTCGATGTGGTGATCGATTTACCAGGACAAGGCGGCGAAAAAAAACTCCTCAGCCTGTGCGCTGGCACCATCTTTGGCGAAATGGCGATTATTGATCGAAAACCCAGAGCTGCAAACGTAGTCGCGAATACCACCGTGACAGCGATGCACCTTCGAGACGAGGCACTGTCAAGATTGCGCAAGGAATATCCAGAACTCGATCACCGGCTGAGCATGGGAATCGCCAGTGAGTTGTCCAAGCGCCTGCGTATCGCGAACCGTGTCATCACAGAACACAAGTCCTGA
- a CDS encoding GNAT family N-acetyltransferase, whose translation MENRKTLVSDDFIVPSELATAQFRLRMLTINDLIKDYDAVMSSVDHLRNTYSLISGSNWPMGLTLEEDLIDLGWHQREFMLRYSFAYTVMTLDETRCLGCVYLDPSRKSSFDVVISMWVRASELGNGLDSDLYGTVKKWISEVWPFAKSAYPGREITIEEWKNIPNDL comes from the coding sequence ATGGAAAATCGAAAAACTCTGGTGAGCGACGATTTCATCGTTCCTTCCGAACTGGCGACAGCTCAGTTCAGATTACGGATGTTGACCATTAACGATTTGATCAAAGATTATGATGCTGTGATGTCTAGCGTTGACCATCTTCGAAATACCTACAGCCTCATCTCTGGTTCTAACTGGCCCATGGGACTTACACTTGAGGAAGATCTCATTGACCTTGGTTGGCACCAGAGGGAGTTTATGCTTCGTTATTCTTTTGCTTACACGGTAATGACACTGGATGAAACACGATGCCTTGGTTGTGTCTACCTGGATCCTAGCCGGAAAAGCAGCTTTGATGTGGTGATTTCAATGTGGGTGAGAGCATCGGAGCTGGGCAACGGTTTGGATTCGGATCTCTACGGTACTGTCAAAAAGTGGATCAGCGAAGTTTGGCCCTTCGCTAAGTCCGCCTATCCCGGCAGGGAAATCACAATCGAGGAATGGAAAAACATTCCAAATGACCTTTGA
- a CDS encoding quinolinate phosphoribosyl transferase: protein MTPTALPITIPTEVFDIPVHEVRRGYRSDVYFWRAKRTLEANHRSNTAAVQVFQKGEAVVCGIEEALAILMLGIGHYRDSTHAFELFDRYIEQKRRIRSLYRADPEQLQEALEERNRIEFALDEEWVRELGQISVSSLRDGDTIAPWETVLLIEGPLSEFIHLETLYLGVLARRTRISTNVARVAHAANTKPVFFFPARFDHWAVQGGDGYAASIGGAASVSTDAQGEWWGMKGAGTIPHCLIAACDGSTVEATRSFAETFPDTSLVALVDFDNDCVKTSLEVAHAMGDRLWGVRLDTSESMVDVSLKSADSLTDKAGVNPALVRNVRQALDDAGFRRVRIVVSGGFDVEKIASFESEQVPTDAYGVGSAFMRGSFDFTADVVKLDGAPMSKTGRQFRDNERLVPRALMTS from the coding sequence ATGACCCCTACAGCCCTGCCAATCACGATTCCTACGGAGGTTTTTGACATCCCGGTTCACGAGGTCCGCAGGGGTTATCGAAGCGATGTTTACTTCTGGCGTGCCAAACGAACACTTGAGGCCAATCATCGCAGTAATACAGCAGCTGTACAGGTGTTTCAGAAAGGTGAGGCGGTGGTGTGCGGAATCGAGGAAGCACTGGCAATACTGATGCTTGGGATTGGCCATTACCGGGATTCCACCCACGCATTTGAACTATTCGATCGGTACATCGAGCAGAAAAGACGGATCCGTTCGCTCTATCGCGCTGATCCAGAGCAGCTTCAGGAAGCCCTGGAGGAGCGAAATCGAATCGAATTTGCGCTGGATGAGGAATGGGTCCGCGAACTCGGCCAGATCAGCGTCAGCTCTCTACGTGACGGTGACACGATTGCGCCGTGGGAGACCGTACTGCTGATTGAGGGACCTCTTTCGGAATTTATACACTTGGAAACTCTTTATCTGGGGGTACTTGCACGGCGGACGCGAATTTCAACCAACGTCGCACGGGTTGCCCACGCCGCCAACACCAAGCCGGTTTTCTTTTTTCCGGCGCGTTTCGACCACTGGGCTGTACAAGGCGGAGATGGCTATGCGGCCTCGATCGGTGGTGCGGCCTCCGTCTCCACAGATGCACAGGGCGAGTGGTGGGGAATGAAGGGTGCGGGCACCATACCGCATTGCCTGATCGCCGCTTGCGACGGGAGCACGGTCGAGGCAACACGCTCGTTCGCGGAGACCTTTCCGGACACATCACTGGTGGCACTGGTTGATTTTGACAACGATTGCGTCAAAACCTCACTGGAAGTGGCTCATGCGATGGGGGATCGCCTCTGGGGTGTCCGACTCGATACCTCTGAATCGATGGTAGATGTGTCACTCAAAAGTGCAGACAGCCTTACCGATAAGGCCGGCGTAAACCCAGCGTTGGTTCGCAACGTACGTCAGGCATTGGACGATGCCGGGTTCAGACGTGTACGGATCGTGGTTTCTGGCGGTTTTGACGTCGAAAAGATTGCATCATTTGAATCGGAACAAGTACCTACCGACGCGTATGGCGTTGGCTCTGCCTTTATGAGAGGTAGTTTCGATTTCACCGCAGACGTGGTGAAACTGGACGGGGCGCCGATGTCGAAAACCGGTCGTCAATTTCGGGACAACGAGCGCCTGGTCCCGCGGGCCTTGATGACCAGCTGA
- a CDS encoding 2-hydroxychromene-2-carboxylate isomerase has translation MTHSAEWYFDFISPFSYLQFKHFGRLPDSLEIRLVPVLFAGLLNHWGQKGPAEIPAKRIEMYRYCHWCAQQNDIPFKTPPAHPFNPLKVLRLAIALNADHNAIAVIFDHIWGKGNDIHTDHGFQILASSLGVSNAENLVSSDTIKQTLRDNTERAVATGVYGIPTFVINDVLFWGFDRTDMLLEYLKDPTLLQTSEMQRLTAVPSAAERKQ, from the coding sequence ATGACTCATTCGGCTGAGTGGTATTTCGACTTCATCTCGCCATTTTCTTATCTGCAATTTAAGCACTTCGGTAGGCTGCCCGATTCTCTGGAAATCCGACTGGTACCTGTTCTGTTTGCCGGACTGCTGAACCATTGGGGCCAGAAAGGCCCTGCAGAAATTCCTGCCAAGCGGATCGAGATGTACCGTTATTGTCACTGGTGTGCCCAGCAGAATGATATTCCCTTTAAAACGCCACCAGCCCATCCATTTAATCCACTCAAGGTTCTGCGATTGGCGATCGCACTGAATGCCGACCACAACGCAATCGCCGTGATCTTCGACCACATCTGGGGCAAGGGTAACGACATACATACGGATCACGGATTTCAGATTCTGGCTTCAAGCCTCGGTGTCAGCAACGCAGAAAACCTCGTCTCCTCAGATACCATCAAGCAAACACTCCGCGACAACACAGAACGAGCAGTGGCGACGGGTGTTTATGGAATTCCGACCTTTGTCATCAATGATGTGCTGTTTTGGGGATTCGACCGCACAGATATGCTGCTGGAGTACCTCAAAGATCCTACTCTTCTGCAGACATCCGAGATGCAGCGCCTGACCGCAGTACCATCAGCAGCTGAGCGAAAGCAATGA